GGGAGTGCTGGCGACCTACCTGACCTCGTCGAGCCTGATCTACGGTCTGGCGATCAGGCGGGCTGGTGGGTTGGGCCTCGACCCTGCCTTCCGATTCTCGGTGATCTGGGGGCTGATCCTGACCTTCGCGCTGACCGTGCCGGTGGCCGGGGGTATGGCGGCCGGGTTTCCCGGTCATGCGGTTGGCGCCGGCGATCTCCGGGTGCCGCATTTCCTGGCGACCCACGCGATGCATTTCCTGCCGGCGGCGGGCTTTGTGGTGGGCCGGCTGCTGCCCGCGCGGCTTGCGCTGCCGGCGGTGCGGCTCTTCACCCTGGGCTTCGTATTGTTCGTGGCCTATAGCTTCGTCGAGGCGGCGACAGGCAATGCCTTCCTGGCGCTGCTGTTCTAACTGCCGGCCGGTTGGAGAAGCTGAATGGCCATGCCGTCCTTCGCCGCCTTGGCCTGCTTCTTCAGCTTGGCGACGGTATCCATCATGGTGTCGGGCGAACAGGGGCGCCGGCCAGCCGGCACATGCAGCAGCGCCGCGCTGCAGGTCAGCAGCCGGTAGCGGTGCGGAAGGCCATCCCTGTCGGTGGCGTCGATATAGCCTTGTGCCCGCGCCTCGGCATCATAGAAGCTGGCGATGTCCTCGGCGAAGGTGCCGCACAGCTCCCTTACCTGTTCGGTCGCGGTCTCCGGCGTGACGCTCTCCAACGCCAGGAAGAAATCGTCGCCGCCGACATGGCCGATCAGCCCCTGGCGGTTTACGAAACGCTTCTGCAGCAGCTCGGCAAACAGCAGGATCGCCCGGTCACCCTGCCGGAAACCGTAGGTATCGTTGAATGGCTTGAAATTATCGAAGTCGAAATAGACCAGCGTGACCGCAAGCTCGGGATCGGTCGCCGCCGTCGCCACATAGGCGTGGATCGAATTGTTTCCCGGCAGCTTGGTCAGCGGGTTCTGGTCGCGCGCGGTGGCGACGTTCTTCTCGTTGATCAGCCGCAACAGCGAGGTGGTGGATAGGAAGCCGACATAGCGCTGGTCGGAGACGATGAGGATGCCCTCGGCATTTTCCGCGTGCGCGAAGATCTCCAGGATCTTGCCGGTATCGTCATGGATGTCGGCGACCGGGCAGTGGGTGATGAAATCCTTCAGCGCCTTGCCATAGGCTTTGTTATGGATCAGGTCGCGGCCATAGGGCGAGTAGATATAGTCCTTCAGCGCTTCCTCGCGCACGATGCCGATCGGCTCTCCCTGCCGGTCGATCACCGGGAAGAAGGTACGCTGCTTGTTCAGCCGGAAGGTCTCGAACACATCCTTCATGTCGGTGTCGACGGTCAGTGGCTGGATGAACTCCATGGCCAGCCGGTCCCCGGCATTCTCATCGCGCGATGCCCGGCGGTCGCGCAGGGTGAGCTGCGCAACATGATCGTACTGTTCCAGAATCTGCGACAAATCCGTGGTCGGCCGGGCAATGAAATAGCCCTGCGCCAGATCGCAGCCGATATCCCGGCAGGTAATCAGCTCGGCCTCGGTCTCCACCCCTTCGGCGACCACAATGATGCCCAGCACATGCGCCAGATCGACGATGGTCGAGACGAACAGCTTCTTCTTCGGGTCGCGTTCGATGCCGGTGATGAAGAAACGGTCAATCTTCACCTTGTCGGGCTGATAGTCGTAGAGCAGCTTCAGCCCGGAAAAGCCGGTGCCGAAATCATCGATCGCCAGCAGATAGGACTGCGTGCGGTAAGTCTGCAGCATCCGCATCGAATCGGCGATGTTGCTGGTGTCATGGCGTTCCGTCAGCTCGAAGCAGACCGAGCGCGGATCGATGCCATAGCGCTCGATGATCGGCAGCGTCTGATTGGGCTGATAATCCGGCGATTCCAGCAGGCGTGGATCGAGGTTGAAGAACAGCTTGCTGTCGGTGCTGCGTGGCAGCAGCGCGAATTTGGCGATGGCCTTTTCGCGCAGCAGGATGTCCGCCTTATGCAGCAGATTCTCGGTATAGGCGTGATCGAAAAGCTGCTGGATGCTGGTGAAACCAATTGTTTCCGCGCCGCGCAGCAAGGCTTCGTAGCCGTAGCAGGTGCCGCTGCGGATATTAACGATCGGCTGGAAGGCATAGTCGATCTTGTCCTGCAGGGACGCCAGGAACCTGGCATTGGCATCGGTGCTGCGGCGGCCAATGGTGATGGCTGGCAAAATACCGCCGCCGCTGTCGCTGTGATCGTCCCGGTTCAAAGACATTTTCTCTTTCTATACAGCC
This window of the Oceanibaculum nanhaiense genome carries:
- a CDS encoding bifunctional diguanylate cyclase/phosphodiesterase, whose product is MSLNRDDHSDSGGGILPAITIGRRSTDANARFLASLQDKIDYAFQPIVNIRSGTCYGYEALLRGAETIGFTSIQQLFDHAYTENLLHKADILLREKAIAKFALLPRSTDSKLFFNLDPRLLESPDYQPNQTLPIIERYGIDPRSVCFELTERHDTSNIADSMRMLQTYRTQSYLLAIDDFGTGFSGLKLLYDYQPDKVKIDRFFITGIERDPKKKLFVSTIVDLAHVLGIIVVAEGVETEAELITCRDIGCDLAQGYFIARPTTDLSQILEQYDHVAQLTLRDRRASRDENAGDRLAMEFIQPLTVDTDMKDVFETFRLNKQRTFFPVIDRQGEPIGIVREEALKDYIYSPYGRDLIHNKAYGKALKDFITHCPVADIHDDTGKILEIFAHAENAEGILIVSDQRYVGFLSTTSLLRLINEKNVATARDQNPLTKLPGNNSIHAYVATAATDPELAVTLVYFDFDNFKPFNDTYGFRQGDRAILLFAELLQKRFVNRQGLIGHVGGDDFFLALESVTPETATEQVRELCGTFAEDIASFYDAEARAQGYIDATDRDGLPHRYRLLTCSAALLHVPAGRRPCSPDTMMDTVAKLKKQAKAAKDGMAIQLLQPAGS